One window of the Triticum dicoccoides isolate Atlit2015 ecotype Zavitan chromosome 3B, WEW_v2.0, whole genome shotgun sequence genome contains the following:
- the LOC119275229 gene encoding pentatricopeptide repeat-containing protein At2g29760, chloroplastic-like: MPLRAYVGMLARGARPDAYTFPPLLKVVAAERGAVASAAGDAVLAHVVKFGLELNAHVASSLVLMYAARGDGVTARALLDVQLARGGGTPVVWNALMSGHKRSRQFRLSCCSFQDMVRAGIVPTPVTYITVLSACGKGNDVLLGMQLHKRIIESGVLPDLKVENALVDMYAECGEMEAAWDLFEGMQVRNIVSWTSVISGFVRLGQVDRAKVLFDCMPERDTVSWTAMIDGYVQAGQFREALEMFREMQLSKVRADEFTMVSIVTACAQLGALETGEWARIYMNRHGINMDTFVGNALIDMYSKCGSIERALDVFNEMHSRDKFTWTAVILGLAVNGHGEEAIDMFDRMLRAFEAPDEVTFIGVLTACTHAGLVEKGRDFFLSMTVTYRIAPNVMHYGCMIDLLGRAGKLREALETIGKMPMKPSSAIWGTLLAACRVHGNSEIGELAAEHLLELDPENSMAYVLLSNLYAKSNRWGDVRWLRQVMMEKGIKKEPGCSLIEMNGTIHEFVAGDRSHPMSEEIYSKLDKVLTDLKNDGYVPDVTEVFVQVTEEEKQKVLYWHSEKLAVAFALLVSESSMTIRIVKNLRMCLDCHNAIKLITKLYMREIVVRDRTRFHHFRHGLCSCKDYW, translated from the coding sequence ATGCCCTTGCGGGCGTACGTAGGCATGCTGGCACGCGGAGCCAGGCCTGACGCGTACACTTTCCCGCCGTTGCTCAaggtggtggcggcggagcggGGCGCCGTGGCGTCGGCTGCCGGAGATGCTGTCCTCGCGCATGTGGTTAAGTTTGGGCTGGAGCTCAACGCCCACGTGGCAAGCTCGCTGGTGCTCATGTATGCAGCCAGGGGCGACGGCGTGACTGCGCGTGCGCTACTGGATGTGCAGCTCGCCAGAGGTGGCGGCACGCCCGTTGTGTGGAATGCGCTCATGTCCGGTCACAAGAGAAGCAGGCAGTTCAGGCTGTCATGCTGCTCTTTCCAGGATATGGTGAGGGCTGGCATTGTGCCCACGCCGGTCACCTACATCACGGTGCTGTCAGCATGTGGCAAAGGCAACGACGTCCTGCTCGGAATGCAGCTGCACAAGCGCATCATTGAGAGCGGGGTGTTGCCTGACCTCAAGGTGGAGAATGCGCTCGTTGATATGTATGCCGAGTGTGGCGAGATGGAAGCTGCTTGGGATTTGTTTGAGGGCATGCAGGTGAGGAATATTGTGTCCTGGACGTCGGTAATCTCTGGGTTTGTAAGACTAGGTCAAGTTGATCGAGCCAAAGTACTGTTTGATTGTATGCCTGAGAGGGACACCGTCTCATGGACTGCAATGATTGATGGTTATGTACAAGCTGGCCAGTTCCGAGAGGCATTGGAGATGTTTCGTGAGATGCAACTTAGCAAGGTGAGGGCAGATGAGTTCACCATGGTCAGCATAGTCACGGCATGCGCGCAGCTTGGTGCTTTAGAGACAGGGGAGTGGGCTAGAATCTACATGAACAGACATGGGATCAACATGGATACTTTTGTCGGGAATGCGCTCATAGACATGTATTCAAAATGTGGGAGCATCGAGCGTGCATTGGACGTGTTCAATGAGATGCACAGTAGAGATAAATTTACTTGGACCGCTGTTATACTTGGTCTTGCAGTGAATGGCCATGGTGAGGAGGCTATCGATATGTTTGACAGGATGCTTAGGGCGTTTGAAGCTCCAGACGAGGTGACCTTCATTGGCGTTCTCACTGCCTGTACTCATGCTGGCTTGGTTGAAAAAGGACGAGACTTCTTTCTCAGCATGACTGTGACCTACAGGATTGCTCCTAATGTGATGCATTATGGATGCATGATCGACCTCCTTGGGCGAGCTGGGAAACTAAGAGAAGCATTGGAGACAATAGGTAAAATGCCCATGAAACCCAGCTCTGCAATCTGGGGGACCCTGCTGGCAGCTTGTAGGGTTCATGGTAACTCAGAGATAGGTGAATTGGCAGCAGAACATCTCCTTGAGTTGGATCCAGAGAACAGCATGGCTTACGTCCTTTTGTCCAATCTGTATGCAAAATCTAATAGATGGGGGGATGTCCGGTGGCTTAGGCAGGTAATGATGGAGAAAGGAATCAAGAAAGAGCCTGGTTGCAGTCTTATTGAAATGAACGGCACAATTCACGAATTTGTAGCTGGCGATAGATCTCATCCTATGAGCGAAGAAATCTATTCTAAATTGGACAAGGTACTCACGGATTTGAAGAATGATGGGTATGTACCTGATGTAACCGAGGTCTTTGTTCAAGTcacagaagaagaaaaacaaaaagttCTTTATTGGCACAGCGAAAAGTTGGCTGTCGCTTTTGCATTACTCGTATCAGAATCCAGCATGACAATAAGGATCGTGAAAAACTTGAGGATGTGTTTGGACTGCCACAATGCAATTAAATTGATCACCAAGTTGTATATGAGAGAGATTGTTGTGAGGGACAGGACACGCTTCCATCATTTTAGACATGGACTCTGCTCTTGTAAGGACTATTGGTAA
- the LOC119275231 gene encoding UDP-glycosyltransferase 73D1-like produces the protein MSGDGQSGSARVHFVLVPMMAQGHTIPMTDMARLLAEHGAQVTFITTPVNASRLASFAAHVEEAGLAVRLVELHFPAAEFGLPDGCENVDMIQSKDLLSNFLEACTTLREPLKAHLHEQQQSPPSCIISDTMHWWTGDVARELGIPRLAFSGFCGFSSLVSYIIFRDNLLKHVTDENELITIPGFPTPLELAKAKCPGRIPIPGMEQIREKIYQEELRCDGVVLNSFKELETLHIESFEQVTRKKVWTVGPMCLCHQNSNTIAARGNKAPIDEAECLQWLDSMKPGSVIFVSFGSLTCTAPQQLIELGLGLEATKKPFIWVIKAGDKFPEVEEWLSDGFEERVKERGMIIRGWAPQVMILWHQAIGGFMTHCGWNSTIESICAGVPMITWPHFAEQFSNEKLVVDVLNIGLEVGVEGVTRWGHEHKEAMLTRNDVERAVYALMDEGKAQEQFRVRAKDCAIKARRAFDEEGSSYNNIKLLIQELGNKTKACG, from the exons ATGTCCGGCGATGGCCAGAGCGGCTCCGCAAGGGTGCACTTCGTGCTGGTCCCGATGATGGCGCAGGGTCACACCATTCCCATGACCGACATGGCACGCCTGCTGGCCGAGCACGGCGCGCAGGTCACCTTCATCACCACGCCAGTGAACGCGTCCAGGTTGGCAAGCTTTGCCGCCCACGTGGAGGAGGCAGGCCTGGCGGTCCGGCTCGTGGAGCTCCATTTCCCGGCAGCCGAGTTTGGCCTACCGGACGGGTGTGAGAACGTCGACATGATCCAATCCAAGGATCTGCTGTCGAACTTCTTGGAGGCATGCACCACGCTTCGGGAGCCGCTCAAGGCACACCTCCATGAGCAGCAACAGTCGCCTCCGAGCTGCATCATATCTGACACGATGCATTGGTGGACCGGTGACGTCGCAAGAGAGCTTGGTATCCCGAGGCTCGCCTTTAGTGGCTTCTGTGGCTTCTCGTCCCTTGTCAG TTACATCATTTTCCGCGACAACTTATTGAAACACGTCACAGATGAGAATGAGCTCATTACGATCCCAGGGTTCCCTACACCACTGGAGTTGGCAAAGGCTAAATGCCCTGGACGCATTCCCATTCCAGGCATGGAGCAAATTCGTGAGAAGATCTATCAAGAGGAGCTGAGATGCGATGGCGTGGTCCTCAACAGCTTCAAAGAGCTGGAGACATTGCATATCGAATCCTTTGAGCAGGTGACAAGGAAGAAAGTATGGACGGTCGGGCCAATGTGCCTCTGCCACCAAAACAGCAACACAATCGCCGCAAGAGGAAACAAGGCGCCGATAGATGAGGCAGAGTGCTTGCAGTGGCTTGATTCAATGAAGCCAGGCTCGGTGATCTTTGTCAGCTTTGGCAGCCTCACCTGCACTGCACCTCAGCAACTTATCGAGCTCGGCCTGGGACTTGAAGCCACCAAGAAACCATTCATTTGGGTGATCAAAGCGGGAGATAAGTTTCCAGAAGTTGAGGAATGGCTCTCAGATGGCTTCGAGGAACGCGTCAAAGAGAGAGGCATGATCATAAGAGGCTGGGCACCACAGGTGATGATCCTGTGGCACCAAGCCATTGGAGGATTCATGACACACTGTGGGTGGAACTCAACAATAGAGAGCATCTGTGCAGGCGTGCCCATGATCACATGGCCACACTTCGCGGAGCAGTTTTCAAACGAGAAGTTGGTGGTGGATGTGCTGAACATTGGGCTGGAGGTTGGAGTGGAAGGAGTTACACGGTGGGGACATGAACACAAAGAGGCTATGCTTACAAGAAATGATGTGGAGAGAGCAGTGTACGCCCTGATGGATGAGGGGAAAGCTCAAGAGCAGTTCCGGGTGAGAGCAAAAGACTGTGCCATCAAGGCAAGGAGGGCTTTCGATGAGGAAGGTTCTTCATATAACAACATTAAGCTACTGATTCAAGAATTGGGAAACAAGACGAAGGCATGTGGTTGA
- the LOC119275228 gene encoding protein gamma response 1-like: MEGKAVGFSAADCGADAAADDFKYITGMSTILVATIQEVKDRVSQMEFIFCSQIFPHFQAKSKILHARLADSTATREAEDEWRQKEAGLLSQLEELNRGKRRAEDRLLQLESSLEEMRGMLVNADRLAAEHDAEKKQLLGRLEEEMKKDEVIHRLEREIGEKDAEMSRVRGRLEEEMKKDEVIRRLQREIGEKDSEISRVRWRLEEEMKKDEVIRRLEREIEEKAAAISRERGALEEEMKKDEVIRRLEREMGEKAAEISREREAHQRLLQQLELKDKDILLEQNKFNHATTQYKHLKSEHNYLLGKIAEMEGSKIDQNEGSRIDLNEGSKSPVNRKASGSPPSKRKLKDLQDTKNESIQVVSKTEDQKNSPSSRAKAQNATSARSMFSNSRLCLPPHATNPPHKNAASTSKTEASHPSLHWRETRVRKEPGVVDPHDDFLDTPLEAVKNTIRNPTTREEALALAAPPPQDMDFNNSDDETQDINIVAQGLNNIPVPKQRSSISIHPPNKDFKYTEPVRKKADRANLKGVECKQCKKFYDAVLPDGRVNGDGATSMRCEHHDGVSRHRYRYAPPLTPEGFWNIGFESEM; encoded by the exons ATGGAGGGCAAGGCGGTGGGCTTCTCGGCCGCCGACTGCGGCGCCGACGCGGCGGCGGACGATTTCAAGTACATCACCGGGATGAGCACCATCCTGGTGGCCACCATCCAGGAGGTGAAGGATCGGGTCTCCCAGATGGAGTTCATCTTCTGCAGCCAGATCTTCCCGCACTTCCAGGCCAAGTCCAAGATCCTCCACGCGCGTCTGGCCGATTCCACTGCCACGAGGGAGGCCGAGGATGAGTGGCGGCAGAAGGAGGCCGGCCTGCTGAGCCAGCTGGAGGAGCTCAACCGCGGGAAGCGGCGCGCGGAGGATAGGCTGCTGCAGCTGGAGAGCTCTCTCGAGGAGATGCGGGGGATGCTCGTGAACGCCGACCGGTTGGCTGCGGAGCACGATGCTGAGAAGAAGCAGCTTCTGGGGAGATTGGAGGAGGAAATGAAGAAAGATGAGGTGATCCACCGGCTCGAAAGGGAGATCGGGGAGAAGGACGCTGAGATGTCAAGGGTGAGGGGGAGATTGGAGGAGGAAATGAAGAAAGACGAAGTGATTCGTCGGCTCCAAAGGGAGATTGGGGAGAAGGATTCTGAGATATCAAGGGTGAGGTGGAGATTGGAGGAGGAAATGAAGAAAGATGAGGTGATCCGCCGGCTCGAAAGGGAGATTGAGGAGAAGGCTGCTGCGATATCTAGGGAGAGGGGGGCATTGGAGGAGGAAATGAAGAAAGATGAGGTGATTCGCCGGCTTGAAAGGGAGATGGGGGAGAAGGCTGCTGAGATTTCAAGGGAGAGGGAGGCCCATCAGCGGCTGCTACAGCAGTTGGAGTTGAAGGATAAGGATATTCTTCTTGAGCAGAATAAATTTAATCACGCGACGACACAGTACAAGCATCTCAAGTCTGAGCACAACTATCTTCTTGGAAAGATTGCGGAGATGGAAGGCTCCAAGATTGACCAGAATGAAGGCTCCAGGATTGACCTGAATGAAGGCTCCAAGTCCCCTGTGAACCGGAAGGCCTCTGGAAGTCCTCCAAGTAAGAGAAAGCTAAAAG ATTTGCAGGACACGAAAAATGAGAGCATTCAGGTAGTTTCTAAGACTGAAGACCAAAAGAATTCTCCTAGTTCACGTGCGAAGGCCCAAAATGCTACCTCTGCCAGGAGCATGTTCAGTAACTCGCGCCTTTGTCTACCACCTCATGCAACTAACCCTCCGCACAAAAATGCTGCTAGCACTTCAAAGACAGAGGCAAGCCACCCAAGTCTACACTGGAGAGAAACTCGTGTGCGTAAGGAACCAGGTGTTGTTGATCCACATGATGATTTTCTTGATACTCCTCTGGAAGCTGTAAAAAATACGATCAGGAACCCCACAACTAGAGAAGAAGCACTTGCTCTTGCTGCCCCTCCTCCCCAAGATATGGACTTCAATAACTCAGATGATGAGACTCAAGACATCAATATTGTCGCTCAGGGCCTCAACAACATACCAGTTCCCAAGCAGCGTAGCTCGATTTCAATCCATCCACCGAATAAAGATTTCAAATATACAGAACCTGTAAGAAAGAAAGCTGATCGGGCGAATCTGAAAGGTGTTGAATGCAAGCAGTGCAAGAAGTTCTATGATGCTGTGCTTCCTGATGGCCGTGTAAATGGTGATGGTGCTACAAGTATGAGGTGCGAGCATCATGATGGTGTGTCTAGACATAGATACAGGTATGCCCCTCCATTGACACCCGAAGGGTTTTGGAACATTGGATTTGAATCAGAAATGTAA